A genomic stretch from Bacteroidales bacterium includes:
- a CDS encoding biopolymer transporter ExbD — protein MDFSTKNKRSTDFSSASMSDLVFLLLIFFMLTSTLVSPNAIKLLLPTSSSARVPVERKAVNVYIDDKFQYSIDNEILDAAGLRAKINSKLTGIEDASVVLRADATVPIQFAVNVIDIVNSINKENNTKHKVILATRPEENL, from the coding sequence ATGGATTTTTCAACAAAAAATAAACGTTCAACAGATTTTAGCTCGGCATCAATGTCGGACTTAGTATTTTTATTACTAATTTTCTTCATGCTAACTTCTACATTAGTAAGTCCAAATGCAATAAAACTTTTGCTGCCAACAAGTAGCAGTGCGAGAGTTCCTGTAGAAAGAAAAGCTGTAAACGTCTATATTGATGATAAATTTCAATATTCTATTGATAACGAAATTTTAGATGCCGCAGGACTTCGAGCAAAAATAAATTCAAAATTAACTGGAATTGAAGATGCATCGGTTGTTTTACGAGCTGATGCTACTGTACCTATTCAATTTGCGGTTAACGTCATAGACATAGTAAATTCAATAAATAAAGAAAATAATACAAAACATAAAGTTATTTTAGCAACAAGACCTGAGGAAAATTTATAA
- a CDS encoding energy transducer TonB yields MDTRRRKTTAFLLTLLTCGIILFILLFMFAFKTPLPLPEEEGVVIETNNAGGGGGSEDFYEEEFSESVSEENISSENFVTQDIEEVDYTVNKLNDSKVEKVETPAKPTVDKRLTNFQWGKGNNKGSGGGTGIGTGSGSGIGSGDGSGVGSGSGAGYSLRGRGAKSLPSPNYTEEDQGKVVVTIWVNKEGVVTRAEPGAIGTTVSNPAMWTAAKNAALSARFTASSDAPEVQKGTITYTFIKGN; encoded by the coding sequence ATGGATACTCGAAGAAGAAAAACAACTGCTTTCTTGTTAACTCTGCTAACTTGCGGTATTATTTTGTTTATTCTACTTTTTATGTTTGCATTTAAAACTCCATTGCCATTGCCTGAAGAAGAAGGAGTGGTTATTGAAACTAATAATGCAGGCGGTGGTGGTGGTTCTGAAGATTTTTATGAAGAGGAATTTTCAGAATCTGTTTCAGAAGAAAATATTTCAAGCGAAAATTTTGTAACTCAAGATATTGAAGAAGTTGATTATACTGTAAATAAACTAAATGACAGTAAGGTTGAAAAAGTTGAAACGCCTGCAAAGCCTACAGTTGATAAACGTTTAACTAATTTTCAATGGGGCAAAGGCAATAATAAAGGCAGCGGCGGCGGAACAGGAATTGGCACAGGAAGCGGAAGTGGAATTGGCTCTGGCGATGGTTCTGGTGTCGGCAGCGGAAGCGGCGCAGGATATTCTTTAAGAGGACGCGGCGCAAAAAGCCTCCCTTCTCCAAACTATACAGAAGAAGACCAAGGTAAAGTTGTTGTTACTATTTGGGTAAACAAAGAAGGTGTTGTTACACGCGCTGAGCCCGGAGCAATTGGCACAACAGTTTCAAATCCCGCAATGTGGACTGCTGCAAAAAATGCAGCTTTATCAGCTCGCTTTACCGCTAGCAGTGATGCTCCTGAAGTTCAAAAAGGTACAATAACCTACACTTTTATTAAAGGAAATTAA